The following coding sequences are from one Acipenser ruthenus chromosome 7, fAciRut3.2 maternal haplotype, whole genome shotgun sequence window:
- the LOC131737567 gene encoding alpha-1A adrenergic receptor-like, with protein MSFCNNQTITVRNLDISENLTNGNPRTATTSTQRAVMLGLTLGAFILFAVIGNILVILSVVCHRHLRIVTNYFIINLAVADLLLSTTVLPFSATLEVLGYWVFGRVFCNIWAAVDVLCCTASILSLCVISVDRYIGVSYPLRYLTMMNKKRGLITLAAVWVLAMVISIGPLLGWKEPDPQDDSVCKITEEPGYAIFSALCSFYVPLMVILAMYFRVYLAARIETKSLYSGIKRERLNSSEEKVILRIHRKISTGESSLSKHVQPSKSKSLKSSLSFRIHKFSKEKKAAKTLGIVVGVFILCWLPFFVVLPLGSFFPQYKPSEDLFKVIFWLGYFNSCINPIIYPCFSQEFKRAFKCILKGQFRRRTPFHAQHHFTSRTSMEMTVSTLECEPVKDNFRFSTMSEIRESLPYLTDDTEWKCMSSLQELHSYRG; from the exons atgtctttctgTAATAACCAAACAATTACAGTGCGTAACTTGGACATTTCAGAGAATTTAACTAATGGAAACCCCAGGACAGCTACCACAAGCACACAACGGGCTGTTATGTTAGGTTTAACTCTGGGAGCGTTCATTCTCTTCGCTGTAATAGGAAATATTTTAGTCATACTCTCAGTCGTTTGTCACAGGCACCTCCGGATTGTCACGAACTATTTTATCATTAACTTAGCCGTAGCTGACCTGCTGCTTAGTACCACTGTGCTGCCTTTCTCCGCGACACTGGAGGTGCTTGGTTACTGGGTTTTTGGGCGCGTGTTTTGCAATATCTGGGCAGCTGTGGATGTCCTGTGCTGCACTGCCTCAATTCTGAGCCTCTGTGTTATTTCGGTCGACAGGTACATTGGCGTGAGCTACCCCCTGCGTTACCTTACGATGATGAACAAAAAGCGAGGACTCATCACTTTGGCTGCAGTCTGGGTGCTCGCAATGGTTATCTCCATCGGCCCTCTGTTAGGTTGGAAGGAGCCCGATCCACAAGACGATAGTGTCTGCAAGATTACAGAAGAGCCCGGCTATGCTATTTTCTCAGCCCTGTGTTCCTTCTACGTGCCCCTCATGGTGATTTTAGCGATGTATTTCCGAGTCTACCTGGCAGCCAGGATAGAGACCAAGAGTCTGTATTCTGGGATTAAGAGAGAACGACTGAACTCCTCAGAGGAAAAAGTCATTCTGAGGATCCACAGGAAGATCTCAACAGGGGAGAGCTCCTTAAGCAAACACGTGCAACCTTCTAAGAGCAAAAGTCTGAAAAGCTCCCTTTCCTTTAGGATTCACAAGTTCTCCAAGGAAAAGAAAGCTGCAAAAACACTGGGAATAGTTGTGGGAGTCTTCATTCTCTGCTGGCTGCCTTTTTTTGTTGTACTCCCCTTAG GTTCATTTTTCCCTCAGTACAAACCTTCTGAAGATTTATTTAAAGTCATTTTCTGGCTGGGCTATTTCAATAGCTGCATCAACCCAATTATATACCCCTGTTTCAGTCAAGAGTTCAAAAGAGCCTTCAAGTGCATTCTTAAGGGCCAGTTCAGGAGAAGAACCCCATTTCATGCGCAGCATCATTTCACCTCCAGAACCAGCATGGAGATGACAGTAAGCACTCTGGAATGTGAACCTGTTAAAGACAATTTCAGATTTAGCACCATGTCTGAGATTCGTGAGTCTCTGCCCTACCTGACAGATGACACTGAATGGAAATGTATGTCTTCACTGCAAGAGCTGCATTCATACAGAGGGTAA